The following are encoded in a window of Variovorax paradoxus genomic DNA:
- the cyoC gene encoding cytochrome o ubiquinol oxidase subunit III, with product MSDTTALSTPPGVHVHAHSDLTGKPPVFELFHVRNEDHHPENGTLLGFWLYLMSDCLIFACLFAVYGVLGRSYAAGPSGADLFDLPLVAMNTSLLLLSSITYGFAMLEMQRKRMGGVLLWLGITGLLGLGFIGLELYEFAHLLHEGAGPQRSAFLSSFFALVGTHGLHVSFGIIWLVVLMFQLPKHGFTPANRRRLMCLSMFWHFLDVVWIGVFTFVYLMGSMA from the coding sequence ATGTCTGATACCACCGCTCTCTCCACTCCCCCGGGCGTGCACGTGCACGCCCACAGCGACCTGACGGGCAAGCCGCCGGTGTTCGAGCTGTTCCACGTCCGCAACGAGGACCACCACCCCGAGAACGGCACGCTGCTGGGCTTCTGGCTCTACCTGATGAGCGACTGCCTCATCTTTGCCTGCCTGTTCGCGGTATACGGCGTGCTGGGCCGCAGCTACGCGGCCGGCCCCTCGGGCGCCGACCTGTTCGACCTGCCGCTGGTGGCGATGAACACGTCGCTGCTGCTGCTGTCGTCGATCACCTACGGCTTCGCGATGCTCGAGATGCAGCGCAAGCGCATGGGCGGCGTGCTGCTGTGGCTGGGCATCACCGGCCTGCTGGGCCTGGGCTTCATCGGCCTGGAGCTGTACGAGTTCGCGCACCTGCTGCACGAAGGCGCCGGCCCGCAGCGCAGCGCGTTCCTGTCGTCGTTCTTCGCGCTGGTGGGCACGCACGGCCTGCACGTGAGCTTCGGCATCATCTGGCTCGTCGTGCTGATGTTCCAGCTGCCCAAGCACGGCTTCACCCCCGCCAACCGCCGCCGCCTGATGTGCCTGTCGATGTTCTGGCACTTCCTGGACGTCGTGTGGATCGGCGTCTTCACCTTTGTGTATCTGATGGGATCGATGGCATGA
- a CDS encoding MFS transporter, with product MTTSSISPQGAQPVSHTPEGGARAADADHSHIAPGEIAVGVIIGRASEYFDFFVYGIASVLVFPAVFFPFEQRLEGVLWAFVIFSFAFIARPFGTVISMAIQRRFGRETKLTIALFLLGTSTAGIAFLPGYASIGFTAIVLLSVFRFAQGLALGGSWDGLPSLLALNAPPNKRGWYAMLGQLGAPLGFFVASALFAYLYSSLPLADFLDWGWRYTFYVAFAINVVALFARLRLVATDEYSRLLEERELQPTSVVELTRSQGANLLIGAFAALASYALFHLITVFPLSWISLYSDQSITEFLIVQMVGAVFGAIGIVASGLIADRIGRRFTLGGLAAMIAVFSGFAPTLLDGGRIGQDIFIVLGFALLGLSYGQAAGAVTSNFEAKYRYTGAALTADLAWLIGAAFAPLVALGLSAHFGLAFVSIYLLSGALGTLAALGLNRALARD from the coding sequence ATGACGACGTCCAGCATCAGTCCACAAGGCGCCCAGCCTGTGTCGCACACGCCCGAAGGCGGCGCCCGCGCCGCAGACGCCGACCATTCGCACATTGCCCCGGGCGAGATCGCGGTCGGCGTGATCATCGGTCGCGCTTCCGAGTATTTCGACTTCTTCGTCTACGGCATCGCCTCGGTGCTGGTGTTCCCGGCGGTGTTCTTCCCGTTCGAGCAGCGCCTGGAAGGCGTGCTCTGGGCCTTCGTGATCTTCTCGTTCGCCTTCATCGCGCGCCCCTTCGGCACCGTGATCTCGATGGCGATCCAGCGGCGCTTCGGGCGCGAGACCAAGCTCACGATTGCGCTGTTCCTGCTGGGCACCTCGACCGCCGGCATCGCCTTCCTGCCGGGCTACGCGAGCATCGGCTTCACGGCCATCGTGCTGCTGTCGGTGTTCCGCTTTGCCCAGGGCCTGGCGCTGGGCGGCTCGTGGGACGGCCTGCCGTCGCTGCTGGCGCTGAACGCACCGCCCAACAAGCGCGGCTGGTACGCCATGCTGGGCCAGCTGGGCGCACCGCTGGGCTTCTTCGTGGCCAGCGCGCTGTTCGCATACCTGTACTCCAGCCTGCCGCTGGCCGACTTCCTCGACTGGGGCTGGCGCTACACCTTCTACGTGGCTTTCGCCATCAACGTGGTGGCGCTGTTCGCGCGCCTGCGCCTCGTGGCCACCGACGAATATTCGCGCCTGCTCGAAGAGCGTGAGCTGCAGCCCACCAGCGTGGTCGAGCTGACCCGCTCGCAGGGCGCCAACCTGCTGATCGGCGCGTTCGCCGCGCTGGCCAGCTACGCGCTGTTCCACCTGATCACGGTGTTCCCGCTGTCGTGGATCTCGCTGTACTCCGACCAGTCGATCACCGAGTTCCTGATCGTGCAGATGGTCGGCGCGGTGTTCGGCGCCATCGGCATCGTGGCCTCGGGCCTCATCGCCGACCGCATCGGCCGTCGCTTCACGCTCGGCGGCCTGGCCGCCATGATCGCCGTGTTCAGCGGCTTCGCGCCCACGCTGCTCGACGGCGGACGCATCGGCCAGGACATCTTCATCGTGCTGGGCTTTGCGCTGCTGGGCCTGTCGTATGGCCAGGCGGCCGGCGCCGTCACCTCGAACTTCGAAGCCAAGTACCGCTACACCGGCGCGGCCCTCACGGCCGACCTGGCCTGGCTCATCGGCGCGGCCTTTGCCCCGCTGGTCGCTCTGGGCCTGTCGGCCCACTTCGGCCTGGCCTTCGTGAGCATCTACCTGCTGTCGGGCGCGCTCGGCACGCTGGCGGCGCTGGGGCTGAACCGGGCGTTGGCGCGGGACTGA
- the trhA gene encoding PAQR family membrane homeostasis protein TrhA: MTNSPPLQLQPALSAAAKKKPASAARDQTAMEELFNALSHGLGLLLAIASLPILVYSAAQKGQAAAVVGASLFAGTAIVLYLISTLYHALPIGRAKAWFNRLDHAAIYLFIAGSYMPFLFGVLRGPWGWTLFGAITAAAVLGVSAKLFNRLQHPLWSTGLYVAMGWMALMAAVPLYERMSSAGLAWLVAGGLFYTAGAVVFLFDNRVRYAHSVWHLFVLAGSTCHFFAVLWHAHG; this comes from the coding sequence ATGACGAATAGCCCGCCGCTGCAACTGCAGCCCGCCCTTTCCGCCGCCGCGAAGAAAAAGCCGGCGTCCGCCGCGCGCGACCAGACCGCGATGGAAGAACTCTTCAACGCCCTGAGCCACGGCCTGGGCCTGTTGCTGGCGATTGCCTCGCTGCCCATCCTGGTCTACAGCGCTGCCCAGAAGGGCCAGGCCGCGGCCGTGGTGGGCGCGTCGCTGTTCGCGGGCACGGCCATCGTGCTGTACCTGATCTCCACGCTGTACCACGCGCTGCCGATCGGCCGTGCCAAGGCCTGGTTCAACCGGCTCGACCACGCGGCCATCTATTTGTTCATTGCGGGCAGCTACATGCCCTTCTTGTTCGGCGTGCTGCGCGGGCCCTGGGGCTGGACGCTGTTCGGCGCCATCACCGCCGCCGCCGTGCTCGGCGTGAGCGCCAAGCTGTTCAACCGCCTGCAGCACCCGCTGTGGTCCACCGGCCTGTACGTGGCGATGGGCTGGATGGCGCTGATGGCGGCGGTGCCGCTGTACGAGCGCATGTCATCGGCCGGGCTGGCCTGGCTCGTGGCCGGCGGGCTGTTCTACACGGCCGGGGCTGTGGTGTTCCTGTTCGACAACAGGGTGCGCTACGCGCATTCGGTGTGGCACCTGTTTGTGCTGGCCGGCAGCACCTGCCACTTCTTCGCCGTGCTCTGGCACGCGCACGGCTGA
- a CDS encoding SURF1 family protein produces the protein MASAARPRSVVTRAALAVCAVLAFAGFLALGTWQVERRAWKLDLIARVDQRVHAPATDAPARSEWPTVNAANDEYRHVRLRGTFLHDKEALVQASTRLGAGFWVLTPLRTADGSVVLVNRGFVPPEARERAARTAPEPQGDTTVAGLLRLTEPKGGFLRTNDPTADRWFSRDVQAIAAARGLAEVAPYFVDAEAGPATAQAAPAWPAGGLTVIAFPNSHLVYALTWYGLALMVLGAAWFAWRDDRRRQAAPGGSGENARHADTASADPANVRRD, from the coding sequence ATGGCCTCGGCCGCCCGCCCGCGCTCGGTTGTCACGCGTGCGGCGCTGGCGGTCTGCGCCGTCCTCGCCTTTGCCGGCTTTCTTGCGCTCGGCACCTGGCAGGTCGAGCGCCGGGCCTGGAAGCTCGACCTCATCGCCCGCGTCGACCAGCGCGTGCACGCCCCGGCCACCGACGCGCCGGCGCGCTCCGAATGGCCCACGGTCAACGCGGCCAACGACGAATACAGACACGTGCGCCTTCGCGGCACGTTCCTCCATGACAAGGAAGCGCTGGTGCAGGCCAGCACCCGGCTCGGCGCCGGCTTCTGGGTGCTGACGCCGCTGCGCACCGCCGACGGCAGCGTCGTGCTCGTCAACCGCGGCTTCGTGCCGCCCGAAGCGCGCGAGCGCGCGGCCCGCACCGCCCCCGAGCCCCAAGGCGACACCACCGTGGCCGGCCTGCTGCGCCTCACCGAACCGAAGGGCGGCTTCCTGCGCACGAACGACCCCACGGCCGACCGCTGGTTCTCGCGCGATGTGCAGGCCATTGCCGCCGCGCGCGGCCTGGCAGAGGTGGCGCCCTACTTCGTCGATGCCGAAGCCGGCCCTGCAACCGCACAAGCCGCCCCCGCATGGCCGGCAGGCGGCCTGACCGTCATCGCCTTCCCCAACAGCCACCTCGTCTACGCCCTCACCTGGTACGGGCTGGCGCTGATGGTGCTGGGCGCCGCCTGGTTCGCGTGGCGCGACGACAGGCGCCGGCAGGCGGCCCCCGGCGGCAGCGGCGAAAATGCGCGGCATGCCGACACCGCAAGCGCCGATCCCGCCAATGTCCGCCGCGACTGA
- a CDS encoding HAD family hydrolase, giving the protein MFTAAIFDMDGLLIDSERPIMAAWIAAARTLDIELSHAQYLQCVGLAMGESKQILAGLLGGVAAYQHAAAQVTAALQLERLAGDVRPLFPIKPGAAELLTALRGRGTRCAVASSSTRGQIAACLGSLDVLHHFEAFAGGDEVARAKPDPALYRLAAERLGVDPVDCVAFEDSENGAKAALAAGMRVVVVPDLKHPPEAIVAQAFHVLDSLHDAVPHVTRWFP; this is encoded by the coding sequence ATGTTCACCGCCGCCATTTTTGACATGGACGGACTGCTGATCGATTCCGAGCGCCCCATCATGGCCGCCTGGATCGCCGCGGCCCGCACGCTCGATATCGAGCTTTCGCACGCCCAGTACCTGCAATGCGTGGGGCTGGCCATGGGCGAGTCGAAGCAGATCCTTGCGGGGCTGCTCGGCGGCGTCGCTGCCTACCAGCATGCGGCGGCGCAAGTGACTGCCGCGCTGCAGCTGGAACGTCTGGCAGGCGACGTGCGGCCGCTCTTTCCCATCAAGCCCGGCGCGGCCGAGCTGCTCACCGCCTTGCGCGGACGTGGCACGCGCTGCGCGGTCGCGTCGTCGTCCACACGCGGCCAGATCGCGGCCTGCCTGGGCAGTCTCGACGTGCTCCATCACTTCGAGGCCTTCGCGGGCGGTGACGAGGTGGCGCGCGCCAAGCCCGACCCGGCGCTGTACCGCCTCGCGGCCGAGCGCTTGGGCGTGGACCCTGTCGATTGCGTCGCCTTCGAAGACAGCGAGAACGGCGCCAAGGCCGCACTGGCCGCCGGGATGCGCGTGGTGGTGGTGCCCGACCTCAAGCACCCGCCCGAGGCGATCGTTGCGCAGGCCTTTCATGTGCTTGATTCGCTGCACGATGCAGTGCCGCATGTGACGCGCTGGTTTCCCTGA
- a CDS encoding isopenicillin N synthase family dioxygenase: MTDQSLPLIDVAPLVAGAPDRERVAAQIGDACRAHGFFYVTGHGVDPALIQRLEDLSHQFFDLPEETKMQWRMALGGRAWRGYFPRGGELTSGRPDWKEGLYLGTELPADHPLVQAKTPVHGPNLFPDVPGFRETILAYMDAVTQLGHRLMEGIALGLGLPAGYFAQRYTADPLILFRLFNYPTQAVPEGLDVQWGVGEHTDYGLLTILHQDTVGGLAVHTPGGWIDAPPVPGAFVCNIGDMLDRMTGGLYKSTPHRVKRNTSGRDRLSFPLFFDPNFEARVQRIEGLAGADALDDSAERWDRANVHAFSGRYGDYLLAKVSKVFPQLRDEVL, from the coding sequence ATGACCGACCAATCTCTTCCCCTCATCGACGTCGCGCCGCTCGTGGCCGGCGCGCCCGACCGCGAACGCGTGGCCGCGCAGATCGGCGACGCCTGCCGCGCGCACGGCTTCTTCTACGTGACCGGCCATGGTGTCGACCCAGCGCTGATCCAGCGGCTCGAAGACCTGAGCCACCAGTTCTTCGACCTGCCCGAGGAAACCAAGATGCAATGGCGCATGGCCCTCGGCGGCCGTGCCTGGCGCGGTTATTTCCCGCGCGGCGGCGAGCTGACCTCGGGCCGCCCCGACTGGAAGGAAGGCCTCTACCTGGGCACCGAGCTGCCCGCCGACCACCCGCTGGTGCAGGCGAAGACGCCGGTGCACGGGCCGAACCTCTTTCCCGACGTGCCGGGTTTCCGCGAGACCATCCTCGCGTACATGGATGCGGTGACGCAGCTGGGCCATCGGCTCATGGAAGGCATCGCGCTGGGCCTCGGCCTGCCCGCGGGCTACTTTGCGCAGCGCTACACGGCCGACCCGCTGATCCTGTTCCGTCTCTTCAACTACCCGACGCAGGCCGTGCCCGAGGGCCTGGACGTGCAATGGGGCGTGGGCGAGCACACCGACTACGGCCTGCTCACGATCCTGCACCAGGACACCGTGGGCGGCCTCGCGGTGCACACGCCGGGCGGCTGGATCGACGCGCCGCCGGTGCCCGGCGCCTTCGTCTGCAACATCGGCGACATGCTCGACCGCATGACCGGCGGGCTCTACAAGTCGACGCCGCACCGCGTGAAGCGCAACACCTCGGGCCGCGACCGGCTGTCGTTCCCGCTGTTCTTCGACCCGAACTTCGAAGCGCGCGTGCAGCGCATCGAAGGCCTCGCCGGTGCCGATGCGCTCGACGACAGCGCCGAGCGCTGGGACCGCGCCAACGTGCACGCGTTCAGCGGGCGCTATGGCGATTACCTGCTGGCCAAAGTGTCGAAGGTGTTTCCGCAGCTGCGGGACGAGGTGCTCTGA
- the cyoD gene encoding cytochrome o ubiquinol oxidase subunit IV: MSAHTDTAAHGHGAHDGHDAHHDDGPVSHSTFKGYMTGFVLAVILTAIPFWLVMGKVIANPSTTALVILGFAVVQIVVHMVYFLHMDAKSEGGWNMLALIFTLVLVVITLAGSLWVMYHMNTNMMPAMVHDMKNMP; encoded by the coding sequence ATGAGCGCCCACACCGACACCGCCGCGCACGGCCATGGCGCACACGATGGGCACGACGCCCATCACGACGACGGCCCCGTGAGCCACAGCACCTTCAAGGGCTACATGACCGGCTTCGTGCTGGCCGTGATCCTGACCGCGATCCCGTTCTGGCTCGTGATGGGCAAGGTGATCGCCAACCCGAGCACTACCGCGCTAGTCATCCTCGGCTTCGCCGTCGTGCAGATCGTGGTCCACATGGTGTACTTCCTGCACATGGACGCGAAGTCGGAAGGCGGCTGGAACATGCTGGCGCTGATCTTCACGCTGGTGCTCGTGGTCATCACGCTGGCCGGGTCGTTGTGGGTCATGTATCACATGAACACCAACATGATGCCGGCCATGGTCCACGACATGAAGAACATGCCCTGA
- the cyoA gene encoding ubiquinol oxidase subunit II, whose protein sequence is MHILKTLRRALLLLSAIFLAGCNTVLLNPSGDIANQQGRLIIVSTVLMLIIIIPVIALTIFFAWRYRQSNKEATYSPDWDHSTQLELAIWAAPLLIIIALGAITWISTHTLDPYRPLSRLDAQRPIPAETKPLVVEVVALDWKWLFIYPEQGIATVNELAAPVDRPISFKITASSVMNSFFIPALAGQIYAMPGMETKLHAVINKPGEFEGFSANYSGAGFSGMRFKFHGLSHDGFDQWVAKVKAGKDGELTREQYKKLEVPSEREPVRHYAAVDPALYDAILNLCVDRNKMCMKEMMAIDADGGMGKPGAFNIATKQAWQADSLDTPKRKYVTAMCTTED, encoded by the coding sequence ATGCACATCCTCAAGACCCTTCGCCGAGCGCTCCTGCTGCTCTCCGCCATTTTCCTGGCGGGCTGCAACACAGTGCTGTTGAACCCCTCCGGCGACATCGCCAACCAGCAGGGGCGTCTCATCATCGTCTCGACGGTGCTGATGCTGATCATCATCATCCCGGTGATCGCGCTGACCATCTTCTTTGCCTGGCGCTATCGCCAGTCGAACAAGGAGGCCACCTACAGCCCCGACTGGGACCACTCCACGCAGCTCGAGCTGGCGATCTGGGCCGCGCCGCTCCTGATCATCATCGCGCTGGGCGCGATCACCTGGATCAGCACGCATACGCTGGACCCGTACCGCCCGCTGAGCCGCCTGGACGCGCAGCGCCCGATTCCCGCCGAAACCAAGCCCCTGGTGGTCGAGGTGGTGGCGCTGGACTGGAAGTGGCTCTTCATCTACCCCGAGCAGGGCATTGCCACGGTGAACGAACTGGCGGCTCCGGTGGACCGCCCGATCAGCTTCAAGATCACGGCCTCGTCGGTCATGAACTCCTTCTTCATCCCCGCGCTGGCCGGCCAGATCTATGCCATGCCGGGCATGGAGACCAAGCTGCACGCGGTGATCAACAAGCCGGGCGAGTTCGAAGGCTTCTCCGCCAACTACAGCGGCGCGGGCTTCTCGGGCATGCGCTTCAAGTTCCACGGCCTGAGCCACGACGGCTTCGACCAGTGGGTGGCCAAGGTCAAGGCCGGCAAGGACGGCGAACTCACGCGCGAGCAATACAAGAAGCTCGAAGTGCCGAGCGAGCGCGAGCCCGTGCGCCACTACGCCGCGGTCGACCCGGCCCTGTACGACGCCATCCTGAACCTGTGCGTCGATCGCAACAAGATGTGCATGAAGGAAATGATGGCCATCGACGCCGACGGCGGCATGGGCAAGCCCGGCGCCTTCAACATCGCCACCAAGCAGGCCTGGCAGGCCGACTCCCTCGACACGCCCAAGCGCAAGTACGTCACCGCGATGTGCACCACCGAAGACTAA
- the cyoB gene encoding cytochrome o ubiquinol oxidase subunit I, whose protein sequence is MLQNLDLTKLVFGRLSWEAIPLHEPILLVTFAAVILGGLALLGAVTYFKLWGTLWNDWITSIDHKKIGIMYIILGLVMLLRGFADALMMRAQQAVAFGDNAGFLPPHHYDQIFTAHGVIMIFFVAMPLVTGLMNFVVPLQIGARDVAFPFLNNFSFWMTTFGAGLVMASLFVGEFAKTGWLAYPPLSGILFSPDVGVDYYIWSLQIAGVGTLLSGVNLLATIVKMRAPGMTMMKMPVFTWTALCTNVLIVAAFPVLTAVLALLSLDRYVGTNFFTNDLGGNAMMYVNLIWIWGHPEVYILILPAFGIFSEVVSTFSGKRLFGYASMVYATVVITILSYLVWLHHFFTMGSGASVNSFFGITTMIISIPTGAKIFNWLFTMYRGRIRFELPMMWTIGFMITFVIGGMTGVLLAVPPADFVLHNSLFLIAHFHNVIIGGVLFGMLAGITYWFPKAFGYKLDPFWGKCSFWFWIVGFWMAFMPLYILGLMGVTRRMSHFQDMSLQIWFQVAAVGAVLIALGIASFLIQLVVSFIRRESLRDTTGDPWNGRTLEWSTSSPPPAYNFAFTPRVHDNDAWTDMKARGYQRPLEGFSPVHMPKNTAAGFIIAALSAVCGFALIWQMWLLAGIGFVAMLVAIIVHTFNYKRDYYIPAEEVVRTEAERTRLMAAAHV, encoded by the coding sequence ATGCTGCAGAACCTAGACCTGACGAAGCTCGTCTTCGGCCGCCTCTCCTGGGAGGCGATTCCCCTTCACGAGCCGATTTTGCTCGTGACCTTCGCGGCCGTGATCCTGGGCGGCCTGGCGCTGCTGGGCGCCGTGACCTACTTCAAGCTGTGGGGCACCTTGTGGAATGACTGGATCACCAGCATCGACCACAAGAAGATCGGCATCATGTACATCATCCTGGGCCTGGTGATGCTGCTGCGCGGCTTCGCCGACGCGCTGATGATGCGGGCCCAGCAGGCCGTCGCCTTCGGCGACAACGCGGGCTTCCTGCCGCCGCACCACTACGACCAGATCTTCACCGCCCACGGCGTGATCATGATCTTCTTCGTGGCGATGCCGCTGGTCACGGGCCTCATGAACTTCGTGGTGCCGCTGCAGATCGGCGCGCGCGACGTGGCCTTTCCGTTCCTGAACAACTTCAGCTTCTGGATGACCACCTTCGGCGCCGGCCTCGTGATGGCGTCGCTGTTCGTGGGCGAGTTCGCCAAGACCGGATGGCTGGCGTACCCGCCGCTGTCGGGCATCCTGTTCAGTCCTGACGTGGGGGTCGATTACTACATCTGGTCCTTGCAGATCGCGGGGGTGGGCACATTGCTCTCGGGCGTGAACCTGCTGGCCACCATCGTGAAGATGCGCGCGCCCGGCATGACCATGATGAAGATGCCCGTCTTCACCTGGACGGCCCTGTGCACCAACGTGCTGATCGTGGCTGCCTTCCCGGTGCTCACGGCCGTGCTGGCCCTGCTGTCGCTCGACCGTTATGTCGGCACCAACTTCTTCACGAACGACCTCGGCGGCAACGCCATGATGTACGTGAACCTGATCTGGATCTGGGGCCACCCCGAGGTGTACATCCTGATCCTGCCGGCCTTCGGCATCTTCTCGGAAGTGGTCTCCACCTTCTCGGGCAAGCGCCTGTTCGGCTACGCCTCGATGGTGTACGCCACGGTCGTGATCACGATCCTGTCGTACCTCGTGTGGCTGCACCACTTCTTCACCATGGGCTCCGGCGCCAGCGTGAACTCGTTCTTCGGCATCACGACGATGATCATCTCGATCCCCACGGGCGCGAAGATCTTCAACTGGCTCTTCACCATGTACCGCGGCCGCATCCGTTTCGAGTTGCCCATGATGTGGACCATCGGCTTCATGATCACCTTCGTGATCGGCGGCATGACCGGCGTGCTGCTGGCCGTGCCCCCGGCCGACTTCGTGCTGCACAACAGCCTGTTCCTCATTGCCCACTTCCACAACGTGATCATCGGCGGCGTGCTGTTCGGCATGCTGGCGGGCATCACCTACTGGTTCCCGAAGGCCTTCGGCTACAAGCTCGATCCGTTCTGGGGCAAGTGCTCGTTCTGGTTCTGGATCGTCGGCTTCTGGATGGCCTTCATGCCGCTGTACATCCTGGGCCTGATGGGCGTCACGCGCCGCATGAGCCACTTCCAGGACATGTCGCTGCAGATCTGGTTCCAGGTCGCCGCCGTCGGTGCCGTGCTCATCGCACTGGGCATCGCCTCGTTCCTGATCCAGCTGGTGGTGAGCTTCATCCGCCGCGAGTCGCTGCGCGACACCACGGGCGACCCGTGGAACGGCCGCACGCTGGAGTGGTCGACCTCGTCGCCGCCGCCGGCCTACAACTTCGCGTTCACGCCGCGCGTGCACGACAACGACGCCTGGACCGACATGAAGGCCCGCGGCTACCAGCGTCCGCTGGAAGGCTTCAGCCCCGTGCACATGCCCAAGAACACGGCCGCCGGCTTCATCATCGCGGCGCTGAGCGCGGTGTGCGGCTTTGCGCTGATCTGGCAGATGTGGCTCCTGGCCGGCATCGGCTTCGTGGCCATGCTGGTCGCGATCATCGTCCACACCTTCAACTACAAGCGCGACTACTACATCCCCGCGGAAGAAGTCGTGCGCACCGAAGCCGAACGCACCCGCCTGATGGCTGCCGCCCATGTCTGA
- a CDS encoding response regulator transcription factor → MLIVEDDEAFARTLARSFERRGYVVVHARNLEEVEAVLEEGDGPSPGYAVVDLKLNGEASGLACVQILHRHDAEMLIVVLTGFASIATAVEAIKLGACHYLAKPSNTDDIEAAFGRAAGTTEVELTNRSTSIKTLEWERIHEMLAETGFNISETARRLGMHRRTLARKLGKQQVK, encoded by the coding sequence CTGCTGATCGTCGAGGACGACGAGGCCTTCGCGCGCACGCTCGCACGCTCATTCGAGCGGCGCGGCTACGTCGTGGTGCATGCGCGCAACCTCGAGGAGGTGGAAGCGGTGCTCGAGGAAGGCGACGGCCCCTCGCCCGGCTATGCGGTGGTCGACCTCAAGCTCAACGGCGAGGCCTCGGGCCTGGCCTGCGTGCAGATCCTGCACCGGCACGACGCCGAGATGCTGATCGTGGTGCTCACCGGTTTCGCGAGCATTGCCACCGCCGTCGAGGCTATCAAGCTCGGCGCCTGCCACTACCTGGCCAAGCCCTCGAACACCGACGACATCGAGGCCGCCTTCGGCCGCGCCGCCGGCACCACCGAGGTCGAACTGACCAACCGCTCGACCTCCATCAAGACGCTGGAGTGGGAGCGCATCCACGAGATGCTGGCCGAAACCGGCTTCAACATCTCGGAAACCGCGCGCCGGCTCGGCATGCATCGGCGCACATTGGCGCGCAAACTCGGCAAACAGCAGGTCAAGTAA
- a CDS encoding ATP-binding protein: protein MSAATDKLAAVAGELHAPRAGVASLDNVIGHQNMQQLIQLRWFAVVGQVATILVVHYGFGIRLPLNHMLQVLTCLALFNMVSLLRLRIHGRVTNGELFVALLVDVATLTAQLYLSGGATNPFVFLYLLQVILGAVLLKAWSTWTIVVITGLCFAGLALFSRPLPLPLDHDRGLWSPYVQGMLVCFALNAALLVVFITRISRNLRVRDARLADLRQRASEEEHIVRMGLLASGAAHELGTPLATLAVILGDWRRLPHFSSDPELLQEVAEMEVQIQRCKSIVSGILLSAGETRGESSEETTVRTFLDDLVEEWRTTRPVEEFDYENLFGQDLPMVSDSAIKQMVCNVLDNALEASPHWLRLEATHDADALTITVTDAGPGFMPAILAEFGKPYQSSKGRPGGGLGLFLVVNVARTLGGRVSVRNRPEGGAIVTITLPLAAIVLEEDEEAPAIADNAAPSPEQPMTPHPTPPPRSASC from the coding sequence ATGTCCGCCGCGACTGACAAGCTCGCCGCGGTGGCCGGCGAGCTGCACGCCCCGCGCGCGGGCGTCGCGAGCCTGGACAACGTCATCGGCCACCAGAACATGCAGCAGCTGATCCAGCTGCGCTGGTTCGCCGTGGTCGGGCAGGTCGCCACCATCCTCGTGGTGCACTACGGCTTCGGCATCCGGCTGCCGCTGAACCACATGCTGCAGGTGCTCACCTGCCTGGCGCTGTTCAACATGGTGAGCCTGCTGCGCCTGCGCATCCACGGCCGCGTGACCAACGGCGAGCTGTTCGTCGCGCTGCTGGTCGACGTGGCCACGCTCACGGCCCAGCTGTACCTCAGCGGCGGCGCCACCAACCCCTTCGTCTTCCTGTACCTGCTGCAGGTGATCCTCGGCGCGGTGCTGCTCAAGGCCTGGTCGACCTGGACCATCGTGGTCATCACCGGACTGTGCTTCGCGGGCCTGGCGCTGTTCTCGCGCCCGCTGCCGCTGCCGCTGGACCACGACCGCGGCCTGTGGAGCCCCTACGTGCAGGGCATGCTGGTGTGCTTTGCGCTCAACGCCGCGCTGCTGGTGGTCTTCATCACCCGCATCAGCCGCAACCTGCGCGTGCGCGATGCGCGGCTGGCCGACCTGCGCCAGCGCGCGTCGGAAGAAGAACACATCGTGCGCATGGGCCTCCTGGCTTCGGGCGCAGCGCACGAGCTGGGCACGCCGCTGGCCACGCTGGCCGTGATCCTCGGCGACTGGCGCCGGCTGCCGCACTTCAGCTCCGACCCCGAACTGCTGCAGGAAGTGGCCGAGATGGAAGTGCAGATCCAGCGCTGCAAGAGCATCGTGAGCGGCATCCTGCTGTCGGCCGGCGAGACGCGCGGCGAGTCGTCCGAAGAGACCACCGTGCGCACCTTCCTGGACGACCTCGTCGAAGAATGGCGCACCACGCGCCCGGTCGAGGAGTTCGACTACGAGAACCTGTTCGGCCAAGACCTGCCCATGGTGTCCGACTCGGCGATCAAGCAGATGGTGTGCAACGTGCTCGACAACGCGCTCGAGGCCTCGCCGCACTGGCTGCGCCTGGAAGCCACGCACGACGCCGACGCGCTCACCATCACCGTCACCGACGCGGGCCCCGGCTTCATGCCGGCCATCCTCGCGGAGTTCGGCAAGCCCTACCAGTCGAGCAAGGGCCGGCCCGGCGGCGGGCTGGGCCTGTTCCTGGTCGTGAACGTGGCGCGCACGCTGGGCGGGCGCGTCTCCGTGCGCAACCGCCCCGAGGGCGGCGCCATCGTGACCATCACGCTGCCGCTGGCGGCCATCGTGCTCGAAGAGGACGAGGAAGCCCCAGCCATCGCGGACAACGCCGCCCCCAGCCCCGAGCAGCCCATGACCCCACACCCGACCCCACCGCCGAGGTCCGCCAGCTGCTGA